From the Lysinibacillus fusiformis genome, the window TTAATTTTTCTGTTATTAAATCCACATATGTACCTACTCTTCGCTTTCCTACACTTTAACATTGGGACGCTTCTCCCACAAAATAGTTCCGCTTGAAAAAATACCGTTACTTCTGTAGCTGCTTACCAATCAATTTCAATATATCTTCCTTTGACATCTCTTCGATCAACAGCGTTTCTCCATCCATACCATGTGGATTCCACCAAGCATGTAAAGAATCTTCGCCGAAGTCATTCTTTTTGGAGCTAGAATGATGACGAATAACGGTTTCCTCAAAAGATAAATCAAAATAATACGTATAGGCCTTCTGATCATAGAATTGTATTAAATCTTTTAACATATCTCCATAACGACTGGTATATAATATTCCTTCTACAATGACAACTTCACAACGACCTTTACCATACTCTGCGATTTGACGAATGAATTCAATAGAAAGATTGCCTTCTCGATCATGCACCTTTAACATATCACGTCGGACAACATCTTGCGGAACTAAAAGCGTACCATGTCCAAGATGATGTTGAAGACTTTTCGCAATCGTCGTTTTTCCGCTACCAGAATTTCCTCGGATGATAATTAGTTTAGATTCCAAATTTCCCTTCTCCTTTTTAAGCTGCTCTTCTAGACCAAATCACAACAGGAATCAATACTAATGACAATAGCCCTCCCGCTAAGGACAACACCGCATAGCTTGAATTCGCCACTACCATACCTGATAGCGCACCACCTGACGCACCCGCTAATGCAACAAAGACATCCATTTTCCCCTGTGTTTTTGCACGTGTAGCAGGTTCCGTTGCATCAACGATTTGAGCAGTCCCACTGATTAAACCAAAGTTCCAGCCTAATCCTAGTAAAGAAAGTGCCACAATGAGTAACACCATTGAATCGCTTGGTGCAAACGCCGCCACTAAACCCGCGAGTAGCAATGTAATACCCGAAGCAATACTCATCGCTGTCCGTCCGATTTTATCGACAAGAATACCTGTGACGAGTGATGGCAGATACATAGAACCTACATGAAACCCTATCACAATGCCAACTTCGGCTAAACCATGTCCATGATGTTTCATATGTACGGGTGTCATTGTCATAATCGCTACCATGACAATTTGTGTCAAGACCATCACCGTTGCCCCTATCGCTAAGCCTCTTTTATTGCCTGTAGTATGCAAGGATTGTGCTTGATGTTCTTTGTTCATTTTTTGCTTATGTGCCTCAAGGGCTTTCGCTATTTCTAATGGATCAGGACGCAACAGAGTAAATAATACAAGTCCCGCTACAATAAAGGCGACAGCCGATAATATAAAAGGCCCTGCCAAAGCTGGAATACCAATGGATCGTGCCACTTTCCCCATCCATTCTACTAAATTCGGACCTAAAACAGCGCCAAACGTAGTCATAAGCATGGTCGTACTAATTGCCGTAGCACGCTGCTTATCATTGGCTAAATCCGTCCCAGCGTAGCGAGCCTGTAAATTAGTTGCCGTACCCGCTCCATAGATTAATAGAGAAGCAAACAATAACACAATACTATTCATTAAAGCAGCCAGGACTACACCCATCGCGCCTATTCCGCCCACTATAAAACCTGTTGATAAGCCGATACGGCGGCCATAACGCTGCGATAGTTTCCCCACAATAAAAGCTGCACCTGCCGAGCCTAACGTAAATAATGCAGAGGGTACACCCGCATAGGCATCCGTTCCTAGCATTTGTTGTGCCAGTAGAGCGCCAACCGTAATCCCTGCCGCAAGCCCAGCTCCACCAAATATTTGGGATAGACTAACAACGATGAGTACACGTCTATATAGGTTTTTTAGTTTTTCTGGTGACTCCATATAGGACGCGATTGACTCTTTAGATTTTCCAACCATTTTTCAACCTTCTTTCTCTTAATTCTCTATGTATATCAAACAAGATTACTTGAAGCTAATGAAGAAGGAACCGTCCCCATTTAGACAGTTCCTTTCATCTGCTACCCCCTTTATACGACTACCGTATTCCACATATTAATGTGCATGCATAACGACTTTCTTTTTCTTCGAGTAGAATAAGAAAGTAGCTGTTAAACTTAAGCTTATGATTCCAAAAACAAGTCCCATACCACTTAAACCAATTAAATCTAGCATCATGCCTGTCGATAAAAGCACGATTTGAAAGACAACCGAATCAATCATGTTTCGGAACGAGAAAAAGCGTCCATGAAACTGTTTTGGTACTTGCTTTTGGAAGATTACCATTGTCGTTGGGAAAAAACAGCCAACGGAAAAGCCAAAAACGCCAAATGCCACTAAAGCGAAAAAGGGAATGTCCGCCAGTAACAGTAGTAGCTCCATTGAGCCGATAATAAAGGCTAATGAAAAAAGCAGCGTGCCCATTTGTACACGATTAGCGATCATTTTCAAACCAGCTGCCCCCAGCATAAAACCAATGCCTTCCACCGTATACAGTAACCCTGAAATTGTGGTAGATTGGTGGATTTCAGATATTTTCATAATGACTAAATTGAAAGAGCCTAAAAATAATGTTGGAATTAACATTAAGACAAGCGTCATCAAGACGACCGGGTGCTCTTTCACCATCGGTAACACTTCTTTAAAATTCCCTTTTTCTTTATTTGCCAGCGTTGCATTGGTTGTTTCATCTAATTGTAGCAAGCTTGTAATGACAAACATGACTATGTAGACAATAAATGAAATAATATATAACCATTTTAATTCAAAGAAGCTTAGCATAAATCCTGCTGCAGCTGTGCCAATAATCCTAGAGATGGTTCTGGCATTCATTTGCCAAGCATTTAGCGTAATTAAATCTTGCTCATTAGCAATCATTGGAATAATCGATTGCAAGGCAGGCATATAAAAAGCTGCTGCTATTTGCAGTGTGATTAAAAATAGGATCATCCAAATAACCGAATTGGTATAAAGTGCGATAAACATAAATAAAACACTGATGATGCGTCCGATACTTGCCATCTGGACAACCGTTTTTTTCTTCGATTGGTCAATGATACGCCCTGCCATTGGACCGACGACTAAGCCTGCTAAAATACCACAAGAAATAATTAATGATTTGTGAAAGTCAGAAGGTACTACCTCTTGCATAAAGGCTAAATTCCCAATAATGCCAGCCCATAAGCCAAGACCTACGACAAATTCACCTAATAAAATAATCCAAACGTTTCGATTTTTCCACATGCTGTTCTCCTTGTTGCTTCCATAAAATTTATCGTAACAAAATTTTAAATATTCGTACATAAAAATATAGAAAAATTTGCTAGATTCTATGCCATTCTTTCCCTTTCTAGTTTACCTTATCGAGTATACTATTTTTCCTAGAGGGAGTACTCATTCAAAAGTTTGAACTTGCGGCTAAAAGAAAAACAACGTTTGATGGGCGTATCAAACGATGTTTTTCGTTAAGAGATTTCTAGTTTATGAACAAGTGCTTTTTTTCTACGTTCAACTATTTTTTGACAGATGAACGTCACGATAAAGATTAAGCCGACTGTTGTCGCCATCATACCTGCTATAGAAGTATCCCAGAACTTCGCTAAATAATAACCCAAGACGGAAGCAGCAGCACCAAAGAGCATACTATAGACGAACATTTGCTTAATCGTCTTGCTGATTAAATAGGAAGTAGCAGCTGGCCCAATCAACATGGCAACCACTAAAATGGCTCCCACACTATCAAAAGCTGCCACTGTTGTAAACGAAATGGACGTCATAAAGCCATAATGTAGAAAGACGACGGGAATGCCAATGGTTGCTGCATACACAGGGTCAAACGTCGCAAGCTTCATTTCTTTAAAGAATAAGAGCAGGAACGCAATATTAATCACGAGGACGAGCAATAGCATCCACACCGCCTTAGGCATCGCTAGCCCAAGCAGTGTCCATCTATCCCAAGGAACAAAAGCTATCTCTCCCATTAAAACATGTTCAACATCTAAATGGACATTGCCGGCATATAAGGTGATCAGGAGGACACCTGCTGCAAACAGGGATGTAAACACCACACCAATCGCAGCATCTTCTTGAATACCAGAAGAATGTAATAATTGCACGAGATAGGCTGTTAGAATCCCTGCAAACGCGGCACCTACTAACATCCAAAAGCCATTTAATGTTTGGGTAATAAGATAGGCCATCACGATACCAAAGAGCACTGTATGACTGATCGCATCTGCAATCATAGACATTCTACGCAAGATGAGGAAGACACCTGCAATCCCGCATGTTATCCCAACTAATAGTCCTGTGAATACAACCCAAAATTCGATCATCCTACATCACCCTGCTTCCGAAATTGCATTTTCCTACGATATTTACTAATTTGACCAGCTGGACTTATAAAATACGATAGAAAGAATATACCTGCTGCGACTAAAACGATAATCGGACCAGTCGATAACCCTGTTCGAATCGCACTAATAAAGGTTCCTGTTATGCCAGCAATGCCTCCAATCGCGGCACTTAAGATCAGCATCGTACTCAATTTATTTGTCCATAGCTTGGCACTAGCAGCAGGAATAATTAATAAGGCCGACATTAAAATCACCCCTACAGCTTGGATCCCTGTAACAATCGTCATAACAATTAAAACCGTTAAGGTTGCCTTTAAAGCCTCAATTGGTAAGCCAATTCCCTTTGCATAAACAGGATCAAAGATCAGTAGCTTCCATTCCTTATAAAGTAACAGACTCACCACAATAATGATGGTTGCGCTAATAAAGAGCCACATTAAATCCGCCTTGGTCATCGTCGCTGCTTTGCCAAAAATAAAATTATTCAATCCGCTCTGATTCCCAAGTGGGCTCCGATTAACGACAGTTAAAAATACAACGCCAACACCAAAAAATACAGTAAGGACTAATCCTATAGCAGCGTCAGCCTTCATTTTTGAAAATGACACAATCCATTGAATACAATACACAGATAATGCAGATGTAATGCCCGCTCCTAGCATTAAAATCGGCAATTCCTTTTGACCTGTTAGCAGGAACGCCAGGGCAATGCCTGGTAATGCTGCATGCGCCGCAGCATCACCAACTAGACTTTGTTTTTGTAAGAAGGAGAACGTGCCTGTGATGCCAGCTGCAATGCCAAGTAACATCGTTCCGCTCAGTACCCACAATAAGTTACCACTTAACATAGTGTCCCTCCTTACACATGCTGCATCATGAAAAGTTTACCACCATATGTTTTTTGTAATTGCTCTGGTGTAAAAACATCTTCTGTTGCGCCTGATGCTAAAATGGTTTTGTTTAATAAAATCGTATAGTCAAAATATTCTTTGACGGTTTGAAGATCGTGATGCACAACAAAAATACTTTTTCCCTGTGCCTTTAAATCTTTTAAAATATCAATAATTGTTTTTTCTGTCGCAGCATCTACCCCCGCAAACGGTTCATCTAAAAAATAAATATCTGCATTTTGTGCAAGGGCTCTCGCTAGGAACACACGCTGCTGCTGCCCTCCTGAAAGCTGCCCGATGGAACGCTCTGCAAAATCCTGCATCCCTACACTTGCTAATGCTTGTCGAGCAACAATTTTATCTTGCTTGGATGGTCTTTTAAACAAACCTGTATGACCATAACGCCCCATGAGCACCACATCCAGCGCATTTGTAGGGAAATCCCAATCCACCGCATTACGCTGTGGGACATAGCCCACGACTAAACTCTTTGGCTCAAACATCTTCCCTAAAATTTCAACCTTTCCTACTTTATTAGGAAGTTGATTTAAAATGGCCTTTAAAAATGTGGATTTCCCCGCACCATTTGGGCCAATAATGGCAGCTAGGTGGCCTGTAGGCACTGTTACACAGGCATTTTCTAATACTGTTTTCTTATCATACGCGACTGATAGATTTTCTACTGTTAATGCATACATTTTCTTCACCTACTTTAATGCATCGACGATCGTGTCGATGTTATGTTGATACATACCTATATACGTACCTTCTGTTGTTCCTTCAGCTCCCATGGCATCGGAGAATAATTCCCCACCGATGACAATGTCGTGGCCTTTTTCCTTCGCCCCTTCAATGACAGCCTTCATCGCCTTATCAGATACACTGGATTCTATAAAAAGAGCCTTAATCTTTTTTTCTACTAAGAAATCAACCATCTCCTGGACATCTTTCACACCGTACTCTGAATCCGTACTCAGTCCTTGTAAGCCACGTACTTCAAATCCCTGACTTCTGCCAAAGTAATTGAACGCATCATGAGCCGTTACTAATATTCTTTGCTGCTGTGGTATTTCATTCACACGTTGTTGTGCATAGCCTTGTAAATCATCTAGCTTTTTCAAGTAAGCTGCTTCATTCGTTTGAAAATCTGCTTTAAATTCAGGATATTCCTCCTGAAGTTGCGTACTGATTGCCTTGACAACGCCTTTCCAAAGCTCAATATCAAACCAAATATGTGGATCATGGAGCATGGCATCTGTGTCACTGGCAAGCAGTTGCTTTTCATCTAATGTCTCGCCCACTGCCAGGACTGTTTTATCCTTAGCCATTTGTTCAAATATATCAAGCATCTGTCCTTCTAAATGTAAGCCATTATAAAAAATGACTTCTGCTTTATCCAATTTTGATAAATCACTTTGAGTCGCCTTATATAGATGAGGATCTACCCCTGGGCCCATCAATGCTGATACCTGTAAATGATCGCCACTGATTTCTTTAATCGCATCTGCAATTTGTCCAGTAGTTGCAACCACAATGCCTTCTTTTTCACCCTCTGTTTCTGCTGAACAGCCAAATAATAGAAGTGAGAGTGATAATACCATTACACCTAACCATTGTTTCATTTTTCTACCTCTTCTTTCTCTTTATTAAGCAATTGTTTGAAAAAATGTGCATACGCACGTAGGAACCAATTGGCGGACAAGCTGTAAATTGTTTGTCATGCCCGCCTTTTAATAGCAGTTGGCGTTCCTATCACGACTTTTTTTCATACAATGCCTTAATTTATATTCATTTTCCTAATAAGCTGGCGCCAGCTCATCCAGAAAAGTATTAACATCATACCTGCACCTACTGAATCGGTAAGTTTCCATACAATTGTCAAAATAATTAAAATGGCCATTGGAAGAATCGTCAGCTTGAAATCACCTAAATCTTTCATTCACGCACTCTTCTTTCTTAGGAGATATTTTGTTTCCCTTAGGAAAAATATATGCTTAATACAAAGAAAATTCAACTACTTTATGAAAATTTCTTTAAAAAAATTTTTTTCTTACATAAAACTTAGTTTAGCCCAAACAAAAAAATCCCTAATGAAGACATTAGAGATTTTTTATAAAAATACATAGATATATGTTAATAAACATTTATTTTTCTTTTTCTAGCGGTTTCCCTATAAACTCAAATGCATAAATATGTGTCTTAGTTAATTCAATGATGTCCTTGATTAATGCTTCTTCTGATTTTTCATAGCCGCTTGCAATCCATTGCATCATTAATCCATAAAAACCGTAGGATGTATAATGCTTGAACATGTCCATATTGACAGGCTGTTGATTGATTGTCTCAAATTTAAATTGCTCTTGATAAATTTTTGTAATCGTTAAGGGCATACGTGTATGCAACCCAGGAATGGTATCTTCCACATTCAGCAACTCGAAAAAAAGACGATGCTTATAAATGTAATGAATAATATTAAAGGATGGTGCTTTCAATTTGGTCGTATATACCTTTTCTCCATATAGGTATGGTTCACCTACTGCTACTTCCAGACCATTCAACATCAGTTCGAGCAAATTTTCTGCCAGCTCAAATTTATCTTGAAAATGCACATAAAAGGTACTACGGTTGTAGCCTGCTTGTTCTACAATATCCTTCACTGTAATGGCTTGAAAACCATGTTGTTTAATTAAATCGACAAACGCCTCATAAAAATGACGACGGGTTCTTTCTTGTCTTTGTGTCCATTTTGGCAATTTTGCTTCCTCCCTTTTAGACATTTCAGGCAAATATGTCTACTAGTTAGACACTTGCTACGACATTAATGATTGTTTCCATTTTCAAGCGCTTTACAATAAAAGTACACCGTGATTTACGCAGGGTGCAAGAAAAATGATTGTTTAAGGGAGTGTCATATATGGGGAAATTACAAGATAAAGTCGCAATTATTACAGGTGGTGCTTCTGGTATCGGTGCTGCAACAGCCCAATTATTTGTAGCAGAGGGTGCAAAAGTGGTGCTTGTGGACCTAAACGAAGAAAAAGGTCAGGCATTTGCTGCCGAACTACAGGCAACAGGAGCAGAGGCTTTGTTTATCAAAGCAAATGTAACAGATGAAAATGAAGTAGCAGCTATTTATCAAACAACCATTGAGACATTTGGCAAAGTCGATGTCCTTTTTAATAATGCAGGAATTGGCCGTGTTACACCAACTGAGGAGCTTCCTTATGCGGAATGGCGTCAAACTGTAAATGTGGATCTAGATGGCGTATTTTTAATGGCCCAAGCAGCCATCAAAGAAATGCTAAAAGGGAATGGTGGAACGATTGTTAACACAGCTTCGATGTATGGTTGGGTTGGCTCACCAGGATCAGCTGCCTATAATGCAGCAAAAGGAGGCGTGATTAATTTAACACGTTCATTAGCATTGGAATTTGCTACTCGGGGTATTCGTGTCAATGCGCTTTGTCCAGGTTTTATTGATACACCAATCATTCCAGAAGAAAGCAAAGAGCCATTACGTCAAATCACACCTATGCAACGACTAGGTCAACCAGTGGAAATGGCGAAAGCTGTTTTATTTATGGCTTGTGACGATTCAACGTTTATGACAGGTAACACATTAACTGTAGATGGTGGTTATACAGCCCAATAATGACGTTCAAAATAATCGCTTCCCCACAAAGGATAGCGATTATTTTTCACTAGAAAAATTTGCAGTTTTTATCCATTTCCTGCAAACTATTACTAAAGCGAGCAAGAAAGGATGAAGACAACGAATGAAAAAATTAATAGGTACATTATTATTTTCTATTCTGTTTATAGCTAGTGCAGGCAATGTACAAGCTGCTGGCTTTCGAGATGTATCAGAGGATCATTATGCCTATGAAGCTATTTTATGGGCAGAAGAGTATGATATTGTTAATGGCTTTACAGACGGTACATTTAAACCGAATGCTACCATTACTGAACAGCAATTAGCAAAACTATTAGCCAATTTTTATGAGCTTGAAATGCCCATCGACGAATTAAAAAAGCAAACTCCTTCAGCAAACTGGTCGGATGCATTCTATAACCAACTCGCAAGCTATGGGGTGCCTTTAAATGGCTATTTCGACAACCGAATCCGAGCGGCTACGGTGAAGCGTGGTGTAGTGGCACAGGCTATTGCTCATTTAGCTAGCGGTAAGAAGGGATTAGATCAATCTATTCAATTTTTACTTGATACCTATATTTCTTCCGGGTTAAATCCACAGTATGAAGATCGTAATTTACAAAAGTTTTATGGCGTGACGAACAACATGACCCGTGCGCAAGTTGTCACGATGCTCTATCGTATGGACGAACGAAATTATTATGAAATTTCAGCGGATGCACAAGCCATTTATGAGAATGCCAACAACGTATCTTTAAATAATAGAGCAAAAAATGCTCAAAATCAGCTCGACAAATCATTACAGCAGGCTACGCCTAGTAAAAGCGCATGGGAGGGTGTATATACCTATTACTATAAATGGGGGAAGGGTACAAACGATTTTAACCGCCGTGATGCTATGATCTCCAATGCCACAAACAAAAGCTTTTCAATTGCTTTAACGGCGAATGATGGTACTGCTTCAGGTAGTGTAAATGGCACAGCCACAATCACAAGTAATACGAAAGCACTTATGAATACATCCTCTAATGGCAATCGCTGTGTCGTCGAGTTTGAACGTTTATCCAATAATGCCCTAAAGGTGTCCGAGATTGATTGTCGTGCTGAACGTAATGAAGGCACCAATTTTTCTGGTACCTTAAAGCAACAATAACTGATAACAGAGTCTGATACATTCAGGCTCTTTTTTCATCCTTAAAAGCATCATAGCTAAGTTTGGCTATGGTAATAAAATCTTCGAGACAGCGATGCATATGCTTATCTTTATGCCATGCAATATCTGTATAAATGGGCGCTAAATCGACTGTGGATGGTAGCTCCACTAATTGCCCACTTGCCAGCTCCTTCTCTACGACCATTTTAGGTAAAAACGTTATACCTAACCCTGCCATCACACATTGCTTGATTGCTTCTATGCTGGCAAATTCAATCATTTGTAAGGGCTTGACACCTTCTTGCTGTAGCTGTGCTTCTAAATGATTACGATAGGAGCATCCTGTTTCTGTTAACAGCATCGTTTCAGTTAATAATTGTTGAGCCGATAGCGGATGCCTGATTTCTTTCGAGGCACTGACGAATACAAGCTGTTCCTGTATCAATCGCTCTCGCTTGAGCATAGCAGTTTCCTGATAAGTGTCCGTAATCAATGCAATATCAAGTTTACCTGCTTGTAATAACTCCTTCGCAATGTCCGTCGTATGCACAGGCTTAAAAATGATTTTTACTTGCGGATGTGCTTGTTGAAACTGCTGTAAAATACTTGGTAATCGATAGACACATTGGCTTTCCTGAGCCCCAATTTTTAAGACGATTTGTTCCTGCTCAGTGGACATAGCTTTTTTCAAATCACGATCTAGCTCTAGCATTTTTTGGGCATACTGTTGCAGACGTTTCCCCTCTTCTGTCAGGACAATACGTTTTCATAGACGCTCAAAAAGAATTACACCCAATTCTTGTTCTAATGTTTTAATTTGGGCAGTGATACTCGATTGAGCGTAATCAAGAAGCTGTGCCGTCTGTGTAAAGCTTAAGGTTTCAGCTGCCGTTAAAAACGTCTGAAGTTGCTTCATATCCATTCACTCAAACCCCTTTAATTCAATTTTACCGAAACATTCATCTTTATCGATAGTAAATTTCAGTTTACACTAGTTAGTAGCTAAGTGACAGGGACACAGGCTCGCGAACATAGCAATCGTGAAACGATGAAGCCAAGCCTGTTGCCATTAAAATTCAAATAAAAAAACTTATTTGGGTCATAATAGTTTCCAAATAA encodes:
- a CDS encoding kinase, with translation MESKLIIIRGNSGSGKTTIAKSLQHHLGHGTLLVPQDVVRRDMLKVHDREGNLSIEFIRQIAEYGKGRCEVVIVEGILYTSRYGDMLKDLIQFYDQKAYTYYFDLSFEETVIRHHSSSKKNDFGEDSLHAWWNPHGMDGETLLIEEMSKEDILKLIGKQLQK
- a CDS encoding MFS transporter, encoding MVGKSKESIASYMESPEKLKNLYRRVLIVVSLSQIFGGAGLAAGITVGALLAQQMLGTDAYAGVPSALFTLGSAGAAFIVGKLSQRYGRRIGLSTGFIVGGIGAMGVVLAALMNSIVLLFASLLIYGAGTATNLQARYAGTDLANDKQRATAISTTMLMTTFGAVLGPNLVEWMGKVARSIGIPALAGPFILSAVAFIVAGLVLFTLLRPDPLEIAKALEAHKQKMNKEHQAQSLHTTGNKRGLAIGATVMVLTQIVMVAIMTMTPVHMKHHGHGLAEVGIVIGFHVGSMYLPSLVTGILVDKIGRTAMSIASGITLLLAGLVAAFAPSDSMVLLIVALSLLGLGWNFGLISGTAQIVDATEPATRAKTQGKMDVFVALAGASGGALSGMVVANSSYAVLSLAGGLLSLVLIPVVIWSRRAA
- a CDS encoding MFS transporter, with product MWKNRNVWIILLGEFVVGLGLWAGIIGNLAFMQEVVPSDFHKSLIISCGILAGLVVGPMAGRIIDQSKKKTVVQMASIGRIISVLFMFIALYTNSVIWMILFLITLQIAAAFYMPALQSIIPMIANEQDLITLNAWQMNARTISRIIGTAAAGFMLSFFELKWLYIISFIVYIVMFVITSLLQLDETTNATLANKEKGNFKEVLPMVKEHPVVLMTLVLMLIPTLFLGSFNLVIMKISEIHQSTTISGLLYTVEGIGFMLGAAGLKMIANRVQMGTLLFSLAFIIGSMELLLLLADIPFFALVAFGVFGFSVGCFFPTTMVIFQKQVPKQFHGRFFSFRNMIDSVVFQIVLLSTGMMLDLIGLSGMGLVFGIISLSLTATFLFYSKKKKVVMHAH
- a CDS encoding metal ABC transporter permease, encoding MIEFWVVFTGLLVGITCGIAGVFLILRRMSMIADAISHTVLFGIVMAYLITQTLNGFWMLVGAAFAGILTAYLVQLLHSSGIQEDAAIGVVFTSLFAAGVLLITLYAGNVHLDVEHVLMGEIAFVPWDRWTLLGLAMPKAVWMLLLVLVINIAFLLLFFKEMKLATFDPVYAATIGIPVVFLHYGFMTSISFTTVAAFDSVGAILVVAMLIGPAATSYLISKTIKQMFVYSMLFGAAASVLGYYLAKFWDTSIAGMMATTVGLIFIVTFICQKIVERRKKALVHKLEIS
- a CDS encoding metal ABC transporter permease: MLSGNLLWVLSGTMLLGIAAGITGTFSFLQKQSLVGDAAAHAALPGIALAFLLTGQKELPILMLGAGITSALSVYCIQWIVSFSKMKADAAIGLVLTVFFGVGVVFLTVVNRSPLGNQSGLNNFIFGKAATMTKADLMWLFISATIIIVVSLLLYKEWKLLIFDPVYAKGIGLPIEALKATLTVLIVMTIVTGIQAVGVILMSALLIIPAASAKLWTNKLSTMLILSAAIGGIAGITGTFISAIRTGLSTGPIIVLVAAGIFFLSYFISPAGQISKYRRKMQFRKQGDVG
- a CDS encoding metal ABC transporter ATP-binding protein, coding for MYALTVENLSVAYDKKTVLENACVTVPTGHLAAIIGPNGAGKSTFLKAILNQLPNKVGKVEILGKMFEPKSLVVGYVPQRNAVDWDFPTNALDVVLMGRYGHTGLFKRPSKQDKIVARQALASVGMQDFAERSIGQLSGGQQQRVFLARALAQNADIYFLDEPFAGVDAATEKTIIDILKDLKAQGKSIFVVHHDLQTVKEYFDYTILLNKTILASGATEDVFTPEQLQKTYGGKLFMMQHV
- a CDS encoding metal ABC transporter solute-binding protein, Zn/Mn family, with translation MKQWLGVMVLSLSLLLFGCSAETEGEKEGIVVATTGQIADAIKEISGDHLQVSALMGPGVDPHLYKATQSDLSKLDKAEVIFYNGLHLEGQMLDIFEQMAKDKTVLAVGETLDEKQLLASDTDAMLHDPHIWFDIELWKGVVKAISTQLQEEYPEFKADFQTNEAAYLKKLDDLQGYAQQRVNEIPQQQRILVTAHDAFNYFGRSQGFEVRGLQGLSTDSEYGVKDVQEMVDFLVEKKIKALFIESSVSDKAMKAVIEGAKEKGHDIVIGGELFSDAMGAEGTTEGTYIGMYQHNIDTIVDALK
- a CDS encoding TetR/AcrR family transcriptional regulator, giving the protein MSKREEAKLPKWTQRQERTRRHFYEAFVDLIKQHGFQAITVKDIVEQAGYNRSTFYVHFQDKFELAENLLELMLNGLEVAVGEPYLYGEKVYTTKLKAPSFNIIHYIYKHRLFFELLNVEDTIPGLHTRMPLTITKIYQEQFKFETINQQPVNMDMFKHYTSYGFYGLMMQWIASGYEKSEEALIKDIIELTKTHIYAFEFIGKPLEKEK
- a CDS encoding SDR family NAD(P)-dependent oxidoreductase; protein product: MGKLQDKVAIITGGASGIGAATAQLFVAEGAKVVLVDLNEEKGQAFAAELQATGAEALFIKANVTDENEVAAIYQTTIETFGKVDVLFNNAGIGRVTPTEELPYAEWRQTVNVDLDGVFLMAQAAIKEMLKGNGGTIVNTASMYGWVGSPGSAAYNAAKGGVINLTRSLALEFATRGIRVNALCPGFIDTPIIPEESKEPLRQITPMQRLGQPVEMAKAVLFMACDDSTFMTGNTLTVDGGYTAQ
- a CDS encoding S-layer homology domain-containing protein, translated to MKKLIGTLLFSILFIASAGNVQAAGFRDVSEDHYAYEAILWAEEYDIVNGFTDGTFKPNATITEQQLAKLLANFYELEMPIDELKKQTPSANWSDAFYNQLASYGVPLNGYFDNRIRAATVKRGVVAQAIAHLASGKKGLDQSIQFLLDTYISSGLNPQYEDRNLQKFYGVTNNMTRAQVVTMLYRMDERNYYEISADAQAIYENANNVSLNNRAKNAQNQLDKSLQQATPSKSAWEGVYTYYYKWGKGTNDFNRRDAMISNATNKSFSIALTANDGTASGSVNGTATITSNTKALMNTSSNGNRCVVEFERLSNNALKVSEIDCRAERNEGTNFSGTLKQQ